The proteins below are encoded in one region of Pongo pygmaeus isolate AG05252 chromosome 20, NHGRI_mPonPyg2-v2.0_pri, whole genome shotgun sequence:
- the SPACA4 gene encoding sperm acrosome membrane-associated protein 4 has product MVLSWLLLLVMVLPPGTTGVKECVFCELTDSTQCPGTYMHCGDDEDCFTGHGVAPGTGPVINKGCLRATSCGREEPVSYRGVTYSLTTTCCTGRLCNRAPASSSSQMVGATTSLALGLGMLLPPRLL; this is encoded by the coding sequence ATGGTCCTGAGCTGGCTGCTGCTTCTGGTGATGGTTCTGCCCCCAGGCACGACGGGCGTCAAGGAATGCGTCTTCTGTGAGCTCACCGACTCCACGCAGTGTCCCGGCACCTACATGCACTGTGGCGATGACGAGGACTGCTTCACAGGCCACGGGGTCGCCCCAGGCACCGGTCCGGTCATCAACAAAGGCTGCCTGCGAGCCACCAGCTGCGGCCGTGAGGAACCCGTCAGCTACAGGGGCGTCACCTACAGCCTCACCACCACCTGCTGCACCGGCCGCCTGTGTAACAGAGCCCCGGCCTCCTCAAGCAGCCAGATGGTGGGGGCTACCACCAGCCTGGCACTGGGGCTGGGTATGCTGCTTCCTCCACGTTTGCTGTGA